CCATGAGGCGGGCATCCACCAGGATGGGATCCTCAAGCACCGCAGCACGTACGAGATCATGGTGCCCGAGCGGGTGGGCCAGACGTCGACCCGGCTGGTGCTGGGGAAGCACTCCGGGCGGCACGCACTGCGCCAGCGCCTGGCCGAGCTCGGCTACGAGCTGACGCCCGAGCTCCTGGAGGCCACCTACCGCCGCTTCCTCGAGGTGGCCGACCGCAAGAAGCACGTCACCGACCGGGACCTGGTGGCGCTGGTGGAGGAGCAGCAGGCCGCGACCGCCCCGGAGCGCTTCGCTCTCGAGTACTTCCATGTGGACGACGGCAACACCTCCGTCGCGACGGCCACCGTGCGGGTCCGCATCGCCGGCGTGGAGGCGCCGGTGCAGGAGGCGGCCTGCGGCGACGGCCCCGTGGATGCCCTGCTGCGTGCCATCGAGCGTGCCACCGGGGTGCGGGCCGAGCTGGAGAGTTACCACCTGCAGGCGGTCACCTCGGGCAAGGACGCGATGGGCGAGGTAACGGTGCGGGTGCGCGACGACGGTCGCGTCCACGTGGGGCGGGCGGTCAGCACCGATGTGCTGGAGGCCAGCGCCCGGGCCTACGTGCAGGCCCTCAACCGGATGGTGCACGCGGCCGGCGAGCGGGCGCCGGCCGATGAGCCGGCCTCCACCGCGGCGGCCGGCGCACGGGGGTGACGGACCGATGGGCATGACCCTCGTCGAGAAGATCCTGGCCGACCACTCGGGGCGACGGGAGGTGCGAGCCGGCGACATCGTCTCGGCCCGGGTCGACATGATCCTGGCCAACGACGTGACGGCGCCCTTGAGCATCCGGGAATTCCGCAAGATGGGGGCCACGCGGGTCTTCGACCCGGAGGCCATCGCCATGGTGCCCAGCCACTTCGCGCCGTCACCCAGCATCCAGGCGGCGGCCCAGATCCAGGCGATGCGGGAGTTCTCCCGCGAACAGGGGCTCCCGTACTTCTTCGAGATCGGGCGGATGGGCATCGAACACGTGCTCCTGCCCGAAGAGGGACTGGTGGTGCCGGGCGACGTCGTCATCGGCGCCGACTCGCACACCTGCACCAACGGCGCGCTGGGGGCCTTCGCCACGGGGATGGGCTCCACCGACATCGCCGCCGCCATGGCGCTGGGCGAGACCTGGCTGCGGGTGCCCGAGACACTGCGCATCGTCTACTACGGCGCGATGAAGCCCTGGGTGACCCCCAAGGACCTGATCCTGTACACCATCGGCAAGATCGGCGTGGCCGGCGCGCTCTACCAGGCCCTGGAGTACACCGGCGAGACGGTGCGCTCCATCAGCATGGAGGGCCGCTTCACCATGGCCAACATGGCCATCGAGGCTGGCGCCAAGACGGGCATCTTCGAGGCCGACGAGGTGACGCTGGCCTGGGAGGAGGGGCGGGCCCGCAGGCCTCCCCGCGTCTACCGCGGCGACCCCGACGCGACCTACGCCGGCACGGTCGAGATCGACGTGAGGCAGGTCCAACCGCAGGTCGCCTTCCCGCACCTGCCGGAGAAGACGCGGCCTGTCAGCGAGGCGGCCTCCATGGACCTGCGGATCGATCAGGCCTTCATCGGCTCGTGCACCAACGGGCGACTCGAGGACCTCCGCCTGGCCGCCCGGGTGCTGCGCGGCCGCAAGGTGCACCCCGACGTGCGGCTCATCGTGATCCCCGCCAGTCAGCGGGTCTACCGCCAGGCGCTGGCCGAGGGGCTCCTGGACGTCTTCGTGGAGGCGGGGGGCGCGGTCAGCACGCCGACGTGCGGTCCCTGTCTCGGCGCCCACATGGGGGTGCTGGCGCGGGGCGAGCGTGCCATCTCCAGCAGCAACCGCAACTTCCGGGGCCGCATGGGGCACCGCGAGAGCGAGGTCTACCTGGCGAGCCCCGCCGTGGTGGCGGCCTCGGCGGTGCTGGGGCGGATCGCCTCGCCCGAGGAGCTGGGACTCGACGAAACGGCCTTCTTCGAGACAGTGGGGGTGAGGGCGTCGTGACCAGCGAGCGGACCGACCAGCCGGCTCCGGCGCCGGCGCAGACGTTGCCCCGCCGGATCCGGGGGCGGGCATGGGTGGTGGGCGATCACGTCGACACCGACGTCATCATCCCCGCCCGGTACCTGACCACCTCCGATCCGGTGGAGCTGGCCCGCCACGTCCTGGAGGACCTGGACCCGACCCTCAAGAGTCGCATCCAGCCGGGCGACATCCTGGTGGCGGGGGACAACTTCGGCTGCGGCAGCTCCCGAGAGCACGCCCCCATCGCCCTCAAGGCGGCGGGCATCGCTTGCGTGGTGGCGCGCTCGTTCGCCCGCATCTTCTACCGCAATGCGGTCAACGTGGGGCTTCCCGTGGTGCAGTGCAAGCAGGGCGTGCCGGTGGCGTCGGAGCGGGTCGTCGTCGTCGACTTCGACGCCGGCACCGTCACGGACGAGGCGACGGGTGCGGTCTACCCGGCGGAGCCGCTCCCCGAGGTGATGCGGGAGATCCTGGAGGCCGGGGGGCTGGTGCCCTACGTGGCGCGGCGACTCGAGGAGCAGCGACGCCATGCCGCCGCATCCGCCTGAGGCCTCGGGCGGGGGGCCCGTCTCCCGACGGGACGGCACCCCGGTGGTGCTGCTGCTGGGAGGCGACGGCATCGGGCCCGAGGTGGTGGAGGCGGCCGCTGCTTGCATGCAGGCGGCCGCCCGTCGCCTGGGCCGGGCCATCCGGTTGGAGGAGGCTCCCATCGGCGGGGCGGCCCTGGAGATGGGGTTGCCGCCCCTGCCCGAGCCGACCCTGCGCATGGCCCTCGACGCCGACGCCGTGCTGCTGGGCG
This genomic interval from Limnochorda sp. LNt contains the following:
- the leuC gene encoding 3-isopropylmalate dehydratase large subunit; protein product: MGMTLVEKILADHSGRREVRAGDIVSARVDMILANDVTAPLSIREFRKMGATRVFDPEAIAMVPSHFAPSPSIQAAAQIQAMREFSREQGLPYFFEIGRMGIEHVLLPEEGLVVPGDVVIGADSHTCTNGALGAFATGMGSTDIAAAMALGETWLRVPETLRIVYYGAMKPWVTPKDLILYTIGKIGVAGALYQALEYTGETVRSISMEGRFTMANMAIEAGAKTGIFEADEVTLAWEEGRARRPPRVYRGDPDATYAGTVEIDVRQVQPQVAFPHLPEKTRPVSEAASMDLRIDQAFIGSCTNGRLEDLRLAARVLRGRKVHPDVRLIVIPASQRVYRQALAEGLLDVFVEAGGAVSTPTCGPCLGAHMGVLARGERAISSSNRNFRGRMGHRESEVYLASPAVVAASAVLGRIASPEELGLDETAFFETVGVRAS
- a CDS encoding 3-isopropylmalate dehydratase small subunit, with protein sequence MPRRIRGRAWVVGDHVDTDVIIPARYLTTSDPVELARHVLEDLDPTLKSRIQPGDILVAGDNFGCGSSREHAPIALKAAGIACVVARSFARIFYRNAVNVGLPVVQCKQGVPVASERVVVVDFDAGTVTDEATGAVYPAEPLPEVMREILEAGGLVPYVARRLEEQRRHAAASA